One genomic segment of Culturomica massiliensis includes these proteins:
- a CDS encoding gliding motility-associated C-terminal domain-containing protein, translating to MIKRFGLVALWGILIFCGLTAWGQDASEAAVKLGSGATLKNTIIWGNKGKQVGDGVNGVNCYIQLPGKASPLFVDSLNNDFRLMKDSPCIGAGINDVLGTIFGSDALDLWGNKRFVDIIDIGANEYTFYKVYFDIPSDVVIESVRDADNCDSTHVEPGHTYQFKVDFSKIAGITADMVTVKMLTGDKELKPDINKVYTVSNINNDIYVVITLNPPIVVTVEIPEHGQLTAQGDKMTIPDKSVSPATSSMVVEENEVILLDTVSDPGYYCTDVWMKKTKSAEAKVSVKDKVGAGKGVKIGTEDITFSAAFSPRSYPVKLKVNDRTMGGLTVVNKKTAASYSLAAGVSEFSQAVEYASDLTFDIQAVKNTGYSVKSIKVYDIDGSSNPEDLTNATDKVTDMRIGGMVVEVIYEPEQCIVSWYCTNGNLTLDKGGVPESITGGGYKVNLPYNTLITITPVGNTGYQYKTGTLTAQPTGETEQTVTGSQWMVTKNTVLSAEFEPKKYLVTITAQGLPADITDFYTTDPGLGVDHLVTHGSGVVIHAKNPEGYICKKITVNGVERGVENVTLSDIVVDKNVELFFERKGYAITYVNVTPEYGDLTVALKDKDAAVWTPFVVSPGKAYYGDAIKISTTAQTHYKLKSLKVKVGADAEMELKDAGAYTLNKVESDVRITAEFEPELYTVTLRKKSGVGLYPDKGAVRLVDQTGADRLTVAETVTTDVTAQVPYGTRLTMIPACVHGYSVTQLDTLVAPHPEGSILDEGGFVVTSDVTVLVGIGNTTPQYTISWGIDEISGSGNALKVYKTTEGDIVKGAAYDVNTELQIEPVQAATDTLLYIRDQSGNNVTSPYTLIRNTVLTAKFVRKCTVRINALTGATITVSKDGTVLADGAVVPAGAVLQAVITAADGSVGCETLTVDGNNLWVGTISTVAAPPSTSGNVNYTIPETHTGGEIWFGGSAETYYKVKYTQSVYGSLSVVAKTNVLTAGTQYWYRKGAQVKIVATETEVGYQLNAAHKVVNNGVTPAEDISLSAVGTPATVYQYTYAGLDRNLDLSTTFERKAYEVQLLLEGVVTVPAGGSVQWTGGDVTVTTQGTTNVKHGDRLTCQVVAPDGFSVEIIHKPSEICKTGTGTFSYETSAVVQPEVYAVKFVKRYQVYYGATVTKVTRENGTVVNNGDFVDAGEILKAYSATPTTGQVCTKITVQKYAVPNTDYGNSLETDKKPDGTVEFTFTMPADDVRVEAEFEKLKYDLTLSLNAPAGAATPKVVKIEGGLDISVSAGTQVLSYGDMLKVTITLSPVSVGSLDTWFEVKSLTARMGGRNVDLGFSSSDLDFVYSFTIPVTNHVDIAAEVVRRTKTLTVQVTPPDSDFKVKVQIDGGVPQYYQASYTRVQVPVGATVEAWVEAGIGAPEGYELHLFPGTGRKETHILTTMPLNSELSLYAEFTLKQYPLNIVAIPQDGGSVKVTDTKGNNYTQGKYSVEHGTDLNQITVAEADLYYHFDKITGYMGGVDRLLGQTSPYHVDHITDSVGIEAHFSRRYRIVRGSVTAGTLTIHEAGTVKDAVGQYYAAGQSFAVKMTPVSDAYVCTNAVVYFPGSAIASQALTWDAEGNAAYTIPAGLTAKDVAFSVTFEKKEYRVTLKKLPAEGGEAEIWNGVNSGGGTLLLHLGQADVDTEVSVAGVAHGSVLHFYTTPNAPDWEEAAKFTGSNTPYTGAVTVMSDTLFTVHFGRLYTLTFGPNITVQAADGSKVYHTGEKIPEGKVLVARAELTGHDCTSLTATKDGGAYLAWTDTDGDGSIEETFSMPAGDVDIQGTFQPKKFKVKIEHQPDIQAFNILDVYVMPGGAAPDFKVDRANGSLAEYLSTLRLDLSTLQLHPWYEGPVTVTAVMHGDPTVYDLQVNNVVVKDSVTITARAHRKSKQLNIVLQQESGANGNQVVVQLEDGTQHTFTADGSITVDVGAPVEIWTMDAEGCKTVLLSANDGITTPVTNAPFTLSLVNMPDFNVTVTARFEFKRYPVYYTTNPGGRLVVDKIFNGVAEGTVVHSGDEVKHFTELTVRVEPESQSWQLVPGSFITRMGGVAMTDPAYVASVSAAVNIDASFERIYEVRKETTDPTEGILEVSRADTNAVGHRYPAGTTLKVKAEPQTGYEVVGLTMNGEAQTVLPEGGEVICTIPGGNLSVDSVVFHVEYALKKYDVTFVVKGEGTMEVNGLAGGVLQLASNSNKSRRTEHFTLLDVVVNPLSAAYLIESFTINRADGTSVSISGNQTTVEITGKTDIVVEFRKYYWITYEQPQHGVLNVMESGKAVGQYARYPGLTAFDVWVEPEEGYEVEDLTWNEGNVVNNTVMLPKEDALYDTVRIKARMRIIPCKLVVVQPDSGFIKVERMDEYGNWVSLDVSSPVTLDYWTQIRVKSDVYNPAGYEVKDVLVNGQPHPQGEIWTMRGETRVEAVVAPRLYTIDYADPQFGHLQIETPDGTVKPGDKVPYRTPLTIAAVPDDPEGYEVIEVKVNGQEIENEDFWIVLENTTISAVIKIRQWTVSSFVTGKGTLDLLLPDGTAVQSPSDIIDHYTVLRIKPVADPGWKLYSLEIDGAEMLPDSTITITRDAQVTAVFRERETYLFPVAFTPNGDGYNDNWEISGLWQAPENTLEIFNRDQQSLYKAAPYMNEWNGTTDNGKILPAGTYVYKFTDGQGGVYMGLVSIVRN from the coding sequence ATGATAAAGAGATTTGGTCTGGTAGCCCTTTGGGGAATATTGATCTTTTGCGGATTGACGGCTTGGGGGCAGGATGCCTCTGAAGCTGCTGTCAAATTGGGAAGTGGTGCGACTTTAAAAAATACGATCATCTGGGGGAATAAGGGTAAGCAGGTAGGGGACGGTGTTAACGGGGTCAATTGTTATATTCAGCTACCCGGTAAAGCGAGTCCTTTGTTTGTCGATTCATTGAATAACGATTTCCGTTTGATGAAAGATTCGCCTTGTATCGGAGCCGGAATAAACGATGTTTTGGGCACTATTTTTGGAAGTGATGCTTTGGATCTGTGGGGAAATAAGCGCTTTGTCGATATTATCGATATCGGAGCAAATGAATATACTTTTTATAAGGTTTATTTTGATATACCTTCCGATGTGGTCATCGAGTCTGTCCGGGATGCCGATAATTGTGATTCGACACATGTCGAGCCCGGGCATACCTATCAGTTTAAGGTCGATTTTAGTAAGATTGCCGGGATTACGGCAGATATGGTTACCGTGAAGATGCTTACCGGAGATAAAGAATTGAAGCCGGATATCAATAAGGTATATACCGTGTCGAATATCAACAATGATATCTATGTGGTGATTACTTTGAATCCGCCTATCGTCGTGACGGTCGAAATACCGGAACACGGACAACTTACGGCACAAGGCGATAAGATGACGATCCCGGATAAGTCGGTTTCACCTGCGACGTCTTCTATGGTGGTGGAGGAAAATGAAGTAATCCTGCTGGATACGGTTTCTGATCCGGGCTATTATTGTACCGATGTCTGGATGAAAAAGACCAAATCTGCGGAAGCAAAGGTATCGGTAAAGGATAAGGTCGGGGCCGGAAAAGGGGTGAAGATCGGAACTGAAGACATTACATTCAGTGCTGCTTTTAGTCCGCGTTCTTATCCGGTGAAGTTGAAAGTCAATGACAGGACGATGGGAGGATTGACTGTGGTGAATAAAAAGACTGCCGCGAGTTATTCTTTGGCAGCCGGAGTGAGTGAATTTAGCCAGGCTGTTGAATATGCTTCCGATTTGACATTCGACATCCAGGCTGTAAAAAATACAGGATATAGTGTAAAGTCGATAAAAGTATACGATATCGACGGTAGCAGTAACCCGGAAGACTTGACGAATGCGACGGATAAAGTGACAGATATGCGTATCGGCGGAATGGTCGTGGAAGTGATTTATGAACCGGAGCAATGTATCGTATCCTGGTATTGTACAAACGGGAATCTGACATTGGATAAAGGAGGTGTTCCGGAAAGTATTACGGGTGGAGGTTACAAAGTGAACTTACCTTATAATACCCTGATAACGATTACTCCGGTCGGGAATACCGGCTATCAGTATAAAACAGGCACATTGACGGCTCAACCGACGGGTGAGACGGAACAGACGGTTACCGGTTCCCAATGGATGGTCACAAAGAATACGGTATTGTCGGCCGAGTTTGAGCCGAAGAAATATCTGGTGACGATAACGGCACAAGGATTACCCGCAGACATAACCGATTTTTATACAACCGATCCGGGATTGGGGGTTGATCATTTGGTAACACATGGTTCCGGAGTTGTTATTCATGCTAAAAATCCGGAAGGTTATATCTGTAAGAAGATAACGGTAAATGGTGTGGAACGGGGCGTAGAAAATGTTACTTTATCGGATATTGTGGTAGATAAAAATGTCGAGTTGTTTTTTGAGCGAAAAGGCTATGCTATTACATATGTGAATGTAACTCCGGAATACGGGGATTTGACTGTTGCCTTGAAAGATAAGGACGCGGCCGTATGGACACCTTTTGTTGTAAGTCCGGGAAAGGCTTATTATGGGGATGCAATAAAGATTTCGACGACTGCCCAAACGCATTATAAGCTGAAATCATTGAAAGTGAAGGTGGGGGCTGATGCCGAAATGGAATTAAAAGATGCTGGTGCTTACACTCTGAATAAAGTTGAGTCGGATGTGAGGATTACCGCCGAGTTTGAGCCTGAGTTGTATACTGTTACTTTGCGTAAAAAGAGCGGAGTCGGTTTGTATCCGGATAAGGGTGCTGTCCGGTTGGTCGATCAAACAGGTGCAGATCGCTTGACGGTAGCGGAAACCGTTACGACGGATGTTACGGCACAGGTGCCGTATGGTACGCGCTTGACGATGATTCCGGCTTGTGTGCATGGGTATTCCGTTACCCAGCTGGATACACTTGTCGCACCGCATCCGGAAGGAAGTATTTTGGATGAAGGGGGATTTGTTGTTACAAGTGACGTTACCGTTTTGGTCGGTATCGGGAATACGACACCCCAATATACGATCAGTTGGGGTATCGATGAAATAAGCGGTAGCGGGAACGCGTTGAAGGTGTATAAAACTACAGAGGGAGATATTGTGAAAGGGGCGGCGTATGATGTAAATACCGAGTTGCAAATTGAGCCTGTGCAGGCAGCAACAGATACTTTATTGTATATTCGTGATCAGAGTGGGAATAATGTGACGTCTCCGTATACGCTGATCCGGAATACCGTGTTGACAGCTAAATTTGTCCGGAAATGTACGGTTAGAATCAATGCTCTGACAGGAGCTACTATCACTGTAAGTAAAGACGGGACGGTATTGGCCGATGGTGCAGTCGTGCCTGCGGGTGCCGTATTGCAAGCTGTAATAACGGCTGCAGACGGGTCTGTGGGATGTGAAACGCTTACGGTAGACGGAAATAACTTGTGGGTCGGAACAATCAGTACAGTCGCTGCACCGCCCTCAACTTCCGGAAATGTAAATTACACTATCCCCGAAACGCATACTGGCGGAGAAATCTGGTTTGGGGGGAGTGCCGAAACGTATTATAAGGTGAAATACACTCAATCTGTATACGGTAGCTTGAGTGTAGTAGCGAAAACGAATGTCCTGACTGCCGGAACACAATACTGGTATCGGAAGGGTGCTCAGGTGAAGATTGTGGCTACAGAGACAGAGGTCGGTTATCAGTTGAATGCTGCGCATAAGGTGGTTAACAACGGAGTTACTCCTGCCGAAGATATTTCATTGTCGGCCGTGGGTACTCCGGCTACAGTTTATCAATATACATACGCTGGTCTCGACCGGAATCTGGATTTGTCGACGACGTTTGAGAGGAAAGCGTATGAAGTTCAGTTGTTATTGGAAGGTGTGGTAACTGTACCGGCGGGCGGTAGTGTACAATGGACGGGAGGAGATGTTACCGTCACTACCCAGGGAACTACGAACGTGAAGCATGGCGACCGCCTGACTTGTCAGGTTGTTGCTCCTGACGGTTTTTCGGTGGAGATTATACACAAGCCTTCGGAGATATGTAAAACAGGAACCGGAACGTTTAGTTATGAGACGTCTGCGGTTGTACAACCGGAGGTTTATGCCGTGAAATTTGTCAAGCGTTATCAGGTATATTACGGAGCTACAGTGACGAAGGTCACCCGGGAAAACGGGACGGTTGTCAATAACGGGGATTTTGTCGATGCGGGAGAAATATTGAAAGCTTATTCGGCAACACCGACGACAGGGCAGGTATGTACTAAAATAACGGTACAAAAATATGCCGTTCCGAATACTGATTATGGGAATAGCCTGGAGACGGATAAGAAACCGGACGGGACGGTCGAGTTTACGTTTACAATGCCCGCGGATGATGTCCGGGTAGAGGCTGAGTTTGAAAAACTGAAATATGATTTGACCTTAAGTTTGAATGCTCCGGCCGGGGCTGCGACGCCGAAAGTCGTAAAAATCGAAGGAGGACTTGATATATCGGTATCAGCCGGAACACAGGTATTGTCGTACGGCGATATGTTAAAGGTGACCATTACATTGTCACCTGTGAGTGTCGGTAGTCTGGATACCTGGTTTGAAGTGAAATCGTTAACCGCTAGGATGGGCGGAAGGAATGTCGACCTTGGCTTTTCCTCTTCTGATTTGGATTTTGTATATAGCTTTACGATTCCGGTAACGAATCATGTCGATATAGCAGCGGAAGTGGTGCGGCGGACCAAGACATTGACGGTACAGGTTACCCCTCCGGATTCGGATTTTAAAGTGAAGGTTCAGATAGACGGAGGTGTTCCCCAATATTATCAGGCCAGCTATACGAGGGTACAGGTGCCTGTCGGGGCTACAGTGGAGGCTTGGGTAGAGGCGGGCATTGGAGCTCCGGAAGGATACGAGTTGCATCTTTTTCCCGGTACGGGCCGGAAAGAGACCCATATTTTGACGACAATGCCTTTGAACAGTGAATTGTCTCTGTATGCGGAATTCACATTAAAGCAATATCCGCTGAATATTGTTGCTATTCCTCAGGATGGAGGCTCGGTCAAGGTGACGGATACGAAGGGGAATAATTATACACAAGGAAAATATTCGGTAGAACACGGTACGGATCTGAATCAGATAACGGTGGCGGAGGCGGATCTATATTATCATTTTGACAAGATTACCGGTTATATGGGAGGTGTAGACCGCTTGTTGGGACAAACTTCTCCTTATCATGTGGATCATATTACCGATTCTGTCGGAATCGAGGCTCATTTTTCACGGAGATACCGGATTGTAAGAGGTAGCGTAACGGCCGGAACGTTGACGATACATGAAGCGGGTACGGTTAAGGATGCTGTCGGTCAATATTATGCTGCCGGTCAATCTTTTGCTGTAAAGATGACTCCGGTCAGTGACGCTTATGTCTGTACAAATGCCGTTGTTTATTTTCCGGGCTCAGCTATTGCTTCTCAGGCGTTGACCTGGGATGCGGAAGGGAATGCCGCGTATACCATACCGGCGGGATTGACTGCCAAAGATGTTGCTTTCTCCGTGACTTTTGAGAAAAAAGAATATCGGGTTACTTTGAAAAAGCTTCCGGCTGAAGGGGGAGAGGCTGAAATTTGGAACGGTGTGAATAGCGGTGGAGGAACTCTTTTATTGCATTTGGGACAAGCCGATGTCGATACCGAAGTATCGGTAGCAGGCGTTGCCCATGGTTCGGTGCTTCATTTCTATACGACTCCGAATGCACCGGACTGGGAGGAGGCTGCTAAGTTTACCGGATCCAATACACCTTATACCGGAGCTGTAACCGTTATGAGCGATACGTTGTTTACGGTACATTTCGGCCGGTTATATACGTTGACTTTCGGTCCGAATATAACAGTGCAGGCGGCAGATGGCAGTAAAGTGTATCATACCGGAGAAAAGATTCCGGAAGGGAAAGTACTGGTTGCGAGAGCTGAATTGACGGGACATGACTGTACGAGTTTGACGGCGACGAAGGATGGGGGAGCATATCTGGCCTGGACGGATACGGACGGTGACGGTAGTATTGAGGAGACTTTCAGTATGCCGGCCGGGGATGTGGATATACAGGGAACGTTCCAACCGAAGAAATTTAAGGTAAAGATAGAGCATCAACCCGATATACAGGCGTTTAATATATTAGACGTTTATGTTATGCCGGGTGGAGCGGCACCGGATTTCAAGGTAGACCGGGCAAACGGTTCATTGGCGGAATATTTGTCTACTCTGCGTTTGGACTTGTCTACTTTACAATTGCATCCCTGGTACGAGGGACCGGTAACGGTGACGGCTGTTATGCATGGAGATCCGACGGTTTATGATTTGCAGGTAAATAATGTCGTGGTAAAAGACAGTGTAACCATTACGGCAAGGGCTCACCGGAAAAGTAAACAATTGAATATTGTTTTGCAGCAGGAAAGCGGGGCAAACGGTAATCAGGTGGTTGTACAATTGGAAGACGGTACACAGCATACTTTTACGGCTGACGGTAGTATTACCGTTGATGTCGGCGCTCCTGTTGAGATATGGACGATGGATGCAGAAGGTTGTAAAACCGTTTTGCTTTCCGCTAATGACGGGATAACGACACCGGTTACGAATGCTCCTTTTACGTTAAGTCTGGTCAATATGCCGGACTTCAATGTGACGGTGACAGCTCGCTTTGAATTCAAGCGTTATCCGGTTTACTATACGACGAATCCGGGCGGACGCCTTGTAGTCGACAAAATTTTTAACGGTGTTGCGGAAGGTACTGTGGTTCATTCGGGAGATGAGGTAAAACATTTTACAGAACTGACGGTTCGGGTTGAACCGGAAAGTCAAAGCTGGCAGTTGGTACCCGGAAGTTTTATTACCAGAATGGGAGGAGTTGCGATGACCGATCCGGCTTATGTAGCTTCTGTCAGTGCTGCCGTAAATATAGACGCGAGCTTTGAGCGGATTTATGAAGTACGGAAAGAAACTACCGATCCGACAGAAGGAATATTGGAGGTTTCCCGTGCGGATACCAATGCCGTTGGTCATCGCTATCCGGCGGGTACAACTCTTAAAGTGAAAGCGGAGCCTCAAACCGGTTATGAAGTTGTGGGACTGACGATGAATGGGGAAGCGCAAACGGTATTGCCGGAGGGAGGTGAAGTTATTTGTACGATACCGGGAGGTAATTTATCTGTGGACAGTGTTGTTTTCCATGTTGAATACGCATTGAAAAAGTATGATGTCACCTTTGTTGTCAAGGGAGAAGGGACGATGGAGGTCAACGGATTAGCCGGCGGAGTGCTGCAACTTGCGTCTAATTCGAATAAGAGTCGCAGAACCGAGCATTTTACTTTATTGGATGTGGTTGTAAATCCCCTGTCAGCGGCTTATCTGATTGAATCTTTTACAATAAACCGGGCGGACGGAACTTCGGTTTCGATAAGCGGGAATCAGACAACTGTGGAGATCACCGGAAAAACCGACATTGTCGTTGAATTCCGGAAATATTATTGGATTACCTATGAACAGCCGCAACACGGTGTATTGAATGTGATGGAGAGCGGTAAGGCGGTAGGACAATATGCGCGTTATCCCGGATTGACGGCTTTTGACGTTTGGGTCGAACCGGAGGAAGGTTATGAAGTGGAGGATTTGACATGGAATGAAGGAAATGTTGTCAATAATACGGTTATGTTGCCGAAAGAGGATGCTTTGTATGATACTGTACGGATCAAGGCCCGTATGAGGATCATACCGTGTAAGCTGGTGGTTGTGCAACCGGATAGCGGGTTTATCAAAGTGGAACGTATGGATGAATATGGAAACTGGGTAAGCCTGGATGTCAGTTCACCTGTAACTTTGGATTATTGGACACAGATTCGGGTAAAGTCGGATGTTTATAATCCTGCCGGTTATGAAGTGAAAGACGTTCTGGTTAACGGACAACCCCACCCACAGGGAGAGATTTGGACAATGCGTGGAGAAACCCGTGTGGAAGCCGTCGTAGCACCGCGTCTTTATACAATTGATTATGCCGATCCGCAGTTCGGGCATTTACAGATCGAGACGCCGGACGGCACTGTCAAGCCCGGAGACAAGGTACCTTATCGTACGCCTTTGACTATAGCTGCTGTGCCGGATGATCCGGAAGGATATGAGGTTATTGAGGTGAAAGTAAACGGACAGGAAATAGAGAATGAAGATTTCTGGATCGTATTGGAAAATACGACGATCTCAGCGGTTATCAAAATTCGTCAATGGACGGTATCGTCTTTTGTAACCGGTAAAGGAACGCTGGATTTGCTTTTGCCTGATGGAACAGCGGTACAATCTCCTTCGGATATTATCGATCATTATACGGTATTACGGATAAAACCGGTGGCCGATCCGGGCTGGAAGTTGTATTCCCTGGAAATAGACGGGGCAGAGATGTTGCCGGACAGTACCATTACGATTACCCGGGATGCTCAGGTTACTGCTGTATTCCGGGAACGGGAAACTTATTTATTCCCGGTAGCCTTTACGCCGAATGGAGACGGATACAACGATAATTGGGAAATTTCCGGTTTGTGGCAGGCACCGGAGAATACGTTGGAAATTTTTAACCGGGATCAGCAAAGTTTATATAAGGCGGCTCCTTATATGAACGAGTGGAACGGTACGACAGATAATGGGAAGATATTACCGGCAGGGACCTATGTCTATAAATTTACAGATGGACAGGGGGGTGTTTATATGGGCTTGGTTTCTATTGTAAGAAATTAA
- a CDS encoding DUF1565 domain-containing protein has product MKRILNVLMLVLFAGILPAQKVVYVSERGDDSWSGAQTLPYESVYKALESVKDVAGPVEIRVAVGKYLISAQKGKKKGELLVPANVTIRGGYIREGTGVKDMLSDNRGNPDGQTIFQGDSTCRIATVKGVLEQVVVAGGRAEGANGGGILVESGGKVVNCIIRSNQASGSTPKVGDLLLKSGDFMDVSQYVYGQADEVVGIVFWVNPKRDAPVGERARAMSIKEFNEPWVAVKNKCKYNEEFLVNLVEGTYCPEVESALSDTDGAANTELLLSNTNAYVTDFPLARACRNYGEGWYLPAIGEIMWILTEWNTVDNSFRMVWDKIQIGSGSDMAVMNKYFGIVNPSIAYASWYEADLLWFKSWPTSSSRPDAVNCWQLSGFYNEAALRTYVIVEDRKGVATVTRPQMAYAVKCF; this is encoded by the coding sequence ATGAAACGTATATTAAATGTGTTGATGTTGGTGTTGTTTGCCGGGATTCTGCCGGCACAAAAAGTTGTGTATGTGTCGGAAAGAGGGGATGATAGCTGGTCGGGGGCACAGACACTACCGTATGAATCCGTATATAAAGCTTTGGAGTCGGTAAAGGATGTAGCCGGACCGGTAGAGATCCGGGTGGCTGTCGGTAAGTATTTGATATCGGCCCAAAAGGGAAAAAAGAAAGGAGAACTGCTTGTTCCGGCGAATGTGACGATAAGGGGAGGTTATATCCGTGAGGGAACGGGTGTGAAGGATATGTTGTCGGATAACCGCGGAAATCCGGACGGACAAACTATTTTTCAAGGGGATTCTACTTGCCGGATTGCGACTGTAAAAGGGGTTTTGGAGCAGGTTGTAGTTGCCGGAGGACGTGCAGAGGGTGCTAATGGCGGAGGGATTCTTGTAGAGAGTGGTGGAAAGGTGGTGAATTGTATCATTCGGAGTAATCAGGCTTCGGGGAGTACGCCGAAGGTCGGTGATCTTCTGTTGAAAAGCGGTGATTTTATGGATGTTTCCCAATATGTGTACGGACAGGCCGACGAGGTGGTGGGAATTGTTTTTTGGGTAAATCCGAAGCGGGACGCTCCGGTAGGTGAGAGGGCCCGGGCGATGTCGATAAAAGAGTTCAATGAGCCGTGGGTTGCTGTCAAAAATAAATGTAAGTATAACGAGGAGTTTCTTGTGAATTTGGTGGAGGGTACTTATTGCCCGGAAGTCGAATCGGCATTATCGGATACGGATGGTGCTGCGAACACGGAATTGCTTTTATCGAACACGAATGCTTATGTGACAGATTTTCCTTTGGCCAGGGCCTGCCGGAATTATGGAGAAGGCTGGTATTTGCCGGCTATCGGTGAAATCATGTGGATATTGACGGAGTGGAATACGGTGGATAATTCTTTTAGAATGGTATGGGATAAAATACAGATCGGGTCCGGATCCGATATGGCAGTGATGAATAAATATTTTGGTATTGTGAATCCGAGTATTGCTTATGCTTCCTGGTATGAGGCCGATTTGTTATGGTTTAAAAGCTGGCCGACTTCTTCTTCCCGTCCGGATGCGGTGAATTGCTGGCAGTTGAGCGGTTTTTACAATGAGGCGGCATTACGGACTTATGTAATCGTCGAGGATCGTAAAGGTGTGGCAACAGTTACTCGGCCGCAAATGGCGTATGCCGTAAAATGTTTTTGA
- a CDS encoding PorP/SprF family type IX secretion system membrane protein, with amino-acid sequence MKKKWYISLLFLLMASYADAQNELFSRQYFLNNYLMNPAVAGVNDYMDVRLSYSRQWTNIKNSPTSILFTFNTNLAKDKDQVLRYSDFDKRYRVEKGHLDYNYRRIKHGVGAKVTYDKLNIFTYTDVTLSYACHVPLSPYWTLSAGVGAGVSMSTMKIGDEYVGDVDDPLLKVGKRNEATPLVEAGIWLYSTGPFVGGSLSRYMKDPYDEDNKERYNNIYATAGWQLYFSRFAFVPSVMYKNDGYSGTGVDINAVLWYEDMVWIGGSLRKLENPSVHMGILLRNTIELNYTYDINKRDWGASHEIGVAYRIWKRADACKNKWYFR; translated from the coding sequence ATGAAAAAAAAGTGGTATATAAGCCTATTGTTTTTACTTATGGCGTCCTATGCGGATGCTCAGAATGAGTTATTTTCCCGTCAGTATTTCCTGAACAATTATTTAATGAATCCGGCGGTTGCGGGGGTGAATGATTATATGGACGTCCGGCTATCTTACAGCCGTCAGTGGACGAATATCAAAAACTCTCCGACCTCTATCCTGTTTACTTTCAATACGAATTTGGCGAAAGATAAGGATCAGGTGTTGCGTTATTCTGATTTTGATAAAAGATACCGGGTAGAAAAAGGTCATTTGGATTACAATTACCGGCGGATCAAGCATGGGGTGGGGGCAAAAGTGACTTATGACAAGCTTAATATCTTTACTTATACGGATGTTACGCTCAGTTATGCCTGCCATGTGCCTTTGAGTCCTTATTGGACATTGTCTGCCGGTGTGGGAGCCGGAGTATCGATGTCGACGATGAAGATCGGGGATGAATATGTGGGAGATGTTGATGATCCTTTGTTAAAAGTCGGCAAGCGGAATGAAGCGACGCCTTTGGTTGAAGCCGGAATATGGCTCTATTCTACAGGGCCTTTTGTAGGTGGATCCCTTTCCCGGTATATGAAGGATCCTTATGATGAGGACAATAAGGAAAGATACAATAACATATATGCGACAGCCGGGTGGCAGCTATATTTCAGCCGTTTTGCTTTTGTTCCTTCGGTAATGTATAAAAATGACGGCTATTCGGGAACGGGTGTGGATATCAATGCCGTGTTATGGTATGAGGATATGGTGTGGATCGGCGGATCACTCCGTAAGTTGGAGAACCCGTCTGTTCATATGGGAATATTGCTTCGGAATACGATAGAGCTGAATTACACTTACGATATCAATAAGCGTGACTGGGGTGCTTCCCATGAGATCGGTGTGGCTTATCGTATATGGAAGCGTGCTGATGCTTGTAAAAATAAGTGGTATTTTAGGTAA